The genomic region GCCGAAGCCGGGGTCGAAGAAGCCGGCATAATGGACGCGGAATTCGCCGACCAGCGGGTCGAAGGGGGTCATCTCGGCGGCATAATCCGGCGGCACGTGCACGGCCTCGCGCGAGACGAGGATATAGAACTCGTCGGGATCGAGGATCAGTTCGTTGCGGCCGCGGCTATAGAGCGGTTCCCAGAAATCGAAGATATCGTGCTGATCTTTCTCGTCGACATCGACGACGGCGGTGTGGTGCTTGCCGCGATAACCGATCAGGCCGTCCTTGTCTCCGCTGAGATCGATCGACAGCGCGATGCCGCCGCCGGATACGTTCGGCTGTTTGCTGGCAACCAGCGTCTCGCTTTCATGCAGCTTCAACAGTTCCGGCTCGCCGAGCAGCGAATGGCCGACGCGGAAGCGGATCTGCGACAGGCGCGAGCCGCGGCGCACGACGATCGGGAAGGTGCGCGGGCTTATTTCCAGATAGAGCGGGCCGGCATAGCCCGCCGGGATCTTGTCGAATTCCTGGGCGTAATCGGTGATGACGCGGGTAAAGATATCGAGGCGGCCGGTCGAGCTCTTCGGGTTGGCCGAGGCGGACATGTCGGCCGGCAGTGCCAAGCTCTCCATCAGCGGCACGATGTAGACGCAGCCGGTTTCGAGCACCGCGCCTTCGGAAAGATCGATCACATGCAGGCTCAGCCGGTCGAGCTTGTCCGAGACCAGATGCGAGGGGCCGGGCATGAAGGAGGCGCGCACCCGAAAAGCCTTGGCGCCCAAGCGCAGGTCGAGGCTTGCCGGCTGGATCTGGTCGCGGTCCAGCTCCCGTTCGGAGATCAGACGCCCCGTTTCGAACAGCGCCGAGATCGCGCGGTCCGCCAGAATTCCCGTTTCACGAGCCATCATGCCTCATCCATCATTTTGCCGCCGACAAAACCAAATACGGGGAATTGACGCAAGCCGCCAACAGCAGTATTGCAGAATTATCCCGTGGTGATTTGGCCGGTCGGCTTGCAGCCACGTTAAACAAGTGGCTAAAAAGACCGGGTTGAAACCGGTCTGCTTTTGCGGCCGGTTTTTTTGTTATGTGAAGGTGATGGCATGAGCAAGACCTGGCGCCCGGCAACCCAACTCGTCCACGGCGGAACCTTGCGTTCGCAATATGGCGAGACGTCCGAGGCAATCTATCTCACGCAGGGCTTCGTCTATGACACGTCGGAAGCGGCCGAAGCCCGCTTCAAGGGCGAGACGGACGGCTACATCTACGCCCGCTACGGCAGCCCGACCAACGACATGTTCGAAAAGCGCATGTGCATGCTCGAAGGCGCCGAAGACGCCCGCGCCACCGCTTCCGGCATGGCGGCCGTCAGCGCGGCCATCCTCTGCCAGGTCAAAGCCGGTGACCATATCGTTGCCGCGCGCGCCCTCTTCGGCTCCTGCCGCTGGGTGGTGGAAACATTGGCGCCGAAATACGGCGTCGAATGCACGCTGGTTGACGGCCGGGATCTTGCCAACTGGGAAAAGGCGATCCGGCCGAACACCAAAGTGTTCTTCCTGGAAAGCCCGACCAACCCGACGCTCGAGGTGGTCGATATCGCAGGCGTCGCCAAGCTTGCCAACCAGATCGGCGCCAAGGTGGTCGTCGACAATGTCTTTGCGACGCCGCTCTTCCAGAAGCCGCTGGAACTCGGCGCCCATATCGTCGTCTATTCCGCCACCAAGCATATCGACGGCCAGGGCCGGTGCCTCGGCGGCGTCGTTCTGGCCGACAAGGCGTGGATCGACGAGAACCTGCACGACTATTTCCGCCATACCGGCCCGGCCATGTCGCCGTTCAATGCCTGGACGCTGCTGAAGGGCATCGAGACGCTGCCGCTGCGCGTCAGGCAGCAGACGCAGAATGCGGCGAAGATCGCCGATTTCCTGGCCGAGCAAGGCAAGGTCGCCAAAGTGATCTATCCCGGCCGCAAGGACCATCCGCAGGCCGATATCATCGCCAAGCAGATGACCGGCGGCTCGACCCTCGTCGCTTTCGAGCTGAAGGGCGGCAAGGAGGCGGCCTTCGCGCTGCAGAACGCGCTCGAGATCATCAAGATTTCCAACAATCTCGGCGACAGCAAGAGCCTGATCACCCATCCGGCGACGACGACCCACAAGAACCTGTCGGAGGAGGCGCGCGCCGAACTCGGCATTTCCCCGGGCACCGTCCGCCTTTCGGCCGGCATCGAGGATACCGACGACCTGATCGAGGATTTCACCAAGGCGCTTGCCAAGGTTTCGGCCTGATCACACCAATGGCGGCCGGACCTCGTTTGGGGTTCGGCCGTGCCGGCGTTCGGAAGTGAAATTAACGCTGACAATTAGGCTTAACGATCGAAACACCTTCGATCATGACCGTTTTATTCACGATCATCGTTCCGTTTCTTGACGGACAGGCCCTCTTATAAGATACGGGTAACATATCTTGACTAAGGTGCAAGGCATGTATCGCGCCCTCACAAAAGATATCGAAGTCGTCGTCGAGCCATTTTATCTGGAGGAGCAATCCGATCCGGACGACGATCGTTACGTCTGGGGTTACCGGATTGTCATCAGCAACAATTCCGGCATCGCCGTGCGCCTGGTCAACCGCTACTGGAACATCACCGACCAGAACGGCGTGGTGGACGAGGTGACCGGCCCCGGCGTCGTCGGCGAACAGCCGCGGCTCAGCCCCGGCGACACCTACGAATATTCCTCCGGCTGCCCGCTCGACACGCCCTCCGGCCTGATGTTCGGCCATTACCAGATGGAGACGGATGAAGGCGAAATGTTCGATGTCGACATCCCTGCCTTCTCGCTGGATTCACCGGGGCTGCTGCGCGTGCTCAACTGACGGGTTGCTTTGTCAATTCGAACACGAACGCCGTGCTTGCCGCATGGGTCCTCGGGCTTGCCCAGTCATCAATCTGCTAAAGGTCAAAAGGATCCGAGGCCTGGGTGCCTGGCTTTGCTTCGAACGGATCTTTTGATTGTGGCGGCGCCGGCTGTTTCATGACCGCATCGTTTACCGCCTTTTGGCAGGCGAGCAACTCATCCGCTGCCCTCTCGGAATCTTTCAGACCGAGGGCAACAATCTCTTTTCCGTTAAAGCGGGCGCGGAAACTCAGTTTACCAGAGAACTCCTCAATCAAGTCGGCATCGTCGGTATCGATCCACAATGATTTGAGGCCGTCGAGATCCAGGCCTCTCGCATCAGCCGTCCATTGAGTCTGGTCTAACGAGAGTTCGATGGGATAATGCTTACCTTTCTCCAAGGATTTCCAGTTCGGATTTCCGAGCAGAATGTACAGAGGTTTGTCCTTTTTTCGGAAATTGAAGCCAAGACGAAAAATGGTGTCGTCATCAAAGGACGTCAGAACAAAACAGCCATTGTCTAAAGTCGGGTCGACGGCCACGGGATCGTGTCCCAGGGAGTGGTGTAGCTTAGACGGCCACGGCTCATCCCAGAGGGCCGGATGAGTGTCAGCTTGCTGCTGGCAGGCTGATGAGTGGATCATCGCTCATCGTAGCGATTGTCTCAAGGGTCATATAGCGAGATCGCTGGACGGCCCATTCATCATTCTGTTCGAGCAGCAGCGCACCGACCAGGCGCACGATGGCGTCGTCGTTGGGGAAGATGCCGACGACCTCTGTCCGCCGCTTGATCTCGCCGTTCAATCGCTCAATCGGGTTGGTCGAGTGAAGTTTGGCCCAATGCTGCTTGGGAAAGGTCATGTAGGCGAGTACGTCTTGCTCAGCGTTGTCCATCAAACTGGCAAGCTTCGGGACCTTTGGCCTGATCTGGTCGGCGACGTTGCGCCACTGAGTGCTTGCCGCCTCCGGCGTGTCTTGAGCGAAGGCCGTGGCAATGAAGGCGGAGACGACGCGCCGTCCGCTCTTTCCAGCATGGGCCAAAGCATTGCGCATGAAGTGGACCCTGCAGCGCTGCCAGGTGGCGCAGAGCACCTTCGATACTGCGGCTTTGATGCCCTCATGGGCATCGGAGACGACGAGCTTGACGCCACGCAGACCCCGCCTGGTCAGCTTGCGCAGGAATTCCGTCCAGATCGCCTCGGCCTCGGACGTGCCGATCTCCATGCCGAGCACTTCGCGTCGGCCGTCGGTGTTGACGCCGACGGCGATGATGACTGCAACAGAGACGATGCGCCCGCCACGCCGGACCTTCAGGTAGGTAGCATCGATCCACAGATAGGGCCATTCGCCCTCGATAGGCCGGTCGAGAAAGGCCTTCACCTTCTCGTCGATCTCCTCGCACAGCCGGGAGACCTGGCTCTTGGAAATGCCCGACATGCCCATCGCCTTGACGAGGTCATCAACCGAGCGGGTCGAAACGCCCTGGATATAGGCCTCCTGAATAACCGCCGTCAGAGCCTTCTCGGCCATACGGCGTGGTTCAAGGAAGCTCGGGAAATAGCTGCCGGTACGAAGCTTGGGAATGCGCAGCTCGACGGTGCCCGCCCGCGTCTCCCAGTCTCGGTCGCGGTAGCCGTTGCGCTGGGCAAGTCGAAAGCCATTCTTCTCGCCATAGCCCGCACCGGTCTTCGTGCCGACTTCCAGCGCCATCAGTTTCTCGGCAGCAAAGCCGATCATCTCGCGCAGCAAATCGGCGTCAGCGCTCTTCTCAACGAGTGAGCGTAGGTTCATCATGTCGTCGGTCATCGGTGGAGTCCTTCAGGTTGGCTCTAAGCAACCCGACCCTACCGGAAATCACCGATGGCTATGAAATCCAGCTACACCACTCCCTGGGACACGATCGGCCACGGTCCAGCCCCCGACCTCTTTCCATTGGATTGCCTTATCATCAGCCAAGCCAATTTGTGGCATCGCAGCCATGAATGCGACTACGAAATAAAAAATGCGCATGAAGTCCCATCCCCGAACCAGTTGGATAAATGGTGCACAGTGACTACCAAAAGTCGAGTCACCGTGCTGCATCATCGCTAATCTTTTGTATTTGTTCTGTGCGTGCTCAACCGAGCCTACTCAGCCGGCTGAAGTTCGACCGGCTCGAAGCGGTAGGTGGTCGAGCAGAATTCGCAGGTGACGGCGATCTCGCCGTTTTCCTGGCTGGCCTCGATCTCCTCGGCCGTGAAGCCCTTCAGCACGCCCTTGATCTTGTCGCGCGAACAGCTGCAGCGGTCGAAAACGGCGCGCGGTTCGTAGACGCGCACGCCGCGTTCGTGGAACAGGCGAAACAGCAGCCGCTCGGTGCCGACAAGCGGGTCGGTGAGTTCATCGGCGTCGATGGTCTCGACCAGCGAGCGCGCTTCGGTCCACGCGTCGTCCTCGCCATGCGGGCGGTCGCCGTT from Rhizobium sp. BT03 harbors:
- the apaG gene encoding Co2+/Mg2+ efflux protein ApaG, translating into MYRALTKDIEVVVEPFYLEEQSDPDDDRYVWGYRIVISNNSGIAVRLVNRYWNITDQNGVVDEVTGPGVVGEQPRLSPGDTYEYSSGCPLDTPSGLMFGHYQMETDEGEMFDVDIPAFSLDSPGLLRVLN
- a CDS encoding 2'-deoxycytidine 5'-triphosphate deaminase, with amino-acid sequence MMARETGILADRAISALFETGRLISERELDRDQIQPASLDLRLGAKAFRVRASFMPGPSHLVSDKLDRLSLHVIDLSEGAVLETGCVYIVPLMESLALPADMSASANPKSSTGRLDIFTRVITDYAQEFDKIPAGYAGPLYLEISPRTFPIVVRRGSRLSQIRFRVGHSLLGEPELLKLHESETLVASKQPNVSGGGIALSIDLSGDKDGLIGYRGKHHTAVVDVDEKDQHDIFDFWEPLYSRGRNELILDPDEFYILVSREAVHVPPDYAAEMTPFDPLVGEFRVHYAGFFDPGFGHAPAGGRGSRAVLEVRSHEVPFILEDGQIVGRLVYEHMQEKPTSLYGSGLGSNYQAQGLKLSKHFRI
- a CDS encoding IS256 family transposase; this translates as MTDDMMNLRSLVEKSADADLLREMIGFAAEKLMALEVGTKTGAGYGEKNGFRLAQRNGYRDRDWETRAGTVELRIPKLRTGSYFPSFLEPRRMAEKALTAVIQEAYIQGVSTRSVDDLVKAMGMSGISKSQVSRLCEEIDEKVKAFLDRPIEGEWPYLWIDATYLKVRRGGRIVSVAVIIAVGVNTDGRREVLGMEIGTSEAEAIWTEFLRKLTRRGLRGVKLVVSDAHEGIKAAVSKVLCATWQRCRVHFMRNALAHAGKSGRRVVSAFIATAFAQDTPEAASTQWRNVADQIRPKVPKLASLMDNAEQDVLAYMTFPKQHWAKLHSTNPIERLNGEIKRRTEVVGIFPNDDAIVRLVGALLLEQNDEWAVQRSRYMTLETIATMSDDPLISLPAAS
- a CDS encoding O-succinylhomoserine sulfhydrylase: MSKTWRPATQLVHGGTLRSQYGETSEAIYLTQGFVYDTSEAAEARFKGETDGYIYARYGSPTNDMFEKRMCMLEGAEDARATASGMAAVSAAILCQVKAGDHIVAARALFGSCRWVVETLAPKYGVECTLVDGRDLANWEKAIRPNTKVFFLESPTNPTLEVVDIAGVAKLANQIGAKVVVDNVFATPLFQKPLELGAHIVVYSATKHIDGQGRCLGGVVLADKAWIDENLHDYFRHTGPAMSPFNAWTLLKGIETLPLRVRQQTQNAAKIADFLAEQGKVAKVIYPGRKDHPQADIIAKQMTGGSTLVAFELKGGKEAAFALQNALEIIKISNNLGDSKSLITHPATTTHKNLSEEARAELGISPGTVRLSAGIEDTDDLIEDFTKALAKVSA